GAAGCCTAATTGTTTCCGATATGACCTTTTCTTAtcacataacattttaaatgattctatttgaacatgaattttggaggacacaaATTAACCCATAACACTGCAGAATCTCATAGTGTGTCCATGCCCAGTGATAACcacaaaacagtaaaaacagTAATCACAGCGGACAGTGGTATAGTAACCAGGGGCTCAGACCCTTCAGGAAGGATGCTCTGAGCTACTCCCTCAGGCAGTTATCTAGACAAACAAGAGTGCTGGCCAGGGGTGAAGGGAGAATAGGACTGGTGGTAATTAATGGAGCTTATGAATCTCAGGTGCACTGTATTATAGCAGCAGTAAGTGTAGCTTATTTCATTGGCCTTCATTTTATATCTCACTTCCTCCCCCAGCTTTTcgtttccttcttcatttttctttctttctttttcttcaatcaccccttctccttccttccttcatgtttttttttggttcctttatcccttcccttccctttccttttccttcctttcttcctcccttctctttttcttttttgtttcttttctctttcctcctctcatcttctgttccttctcttcctctcctctgcttcttccttcttttagaGCTTGTGGCTCTCCATCACATTTAAACAGCAAAGATTTGACTTGAGTGGAGCTAATTGTAGATCTCAGACAAGTTTTCGTAAGTGCGCCCATATATCTTGCATGTTAGTGTGCTTGGATTAATTTCCATCTGTCAGAGTCCGCATCTCTGTGGCCAAGGGCTCTTGTATTGCAGCTGTAGAAAGTCATGCCACCTGTGAATGCAACACAGAGAAAAACACTCAACCAATGATTCTGGAGAGCTGATTTATAAAGACTCTAGCTTCCTCATTCCTGAAGTAGGATAATTCTAGCTGTGTGTTTTTCATCATTTCTGATAGTTTTCCCTTTAGTTTAAGCTTTAGTTGGTGACTGTGATACTGACTTTATAGTGTACCCTTTTCTGTATCACTTCCCCAATTCCTACCGGTGTGATCTGCACTTCCCAGTAAACTAGTTTCACTGGAATCTTTTCTTCAAAGTCTTTTCGGGAGAAACTAATCTATGACATTATGTTAACTCCCtcagcctcaattttcttatctctaCGCTGGGAATATTAATACCTATTCTGAAAGTTTGTTAaagagttaataataatgtacacaAAGTGTTTAGCAAATACCCATCCTATAGCAGGCAATCCAGAACATATTAGTGTTTCTTGTTCAGAAAATTACCAATTTTAATGTTGAAGATaggaatatttttgtaataattaaCTAGATCAactaaatactttttttcctagctgtattgaggtataattgacaaataaaagttgTATCTATTTCAGGTATACAAGGTGATGTTCTGATATATATATTCCTTGTGAATAATATGTTTATTAGGTCACGAAGCTaccatttccttttaatttttgtggtgtgaacatttaagatctacctTCTTGGTAAATTTCAGGTATATGATAAagtgttattaactatagtcacattACTGTACAGTAGACATGCTGAACTTATTCATCTTTCATAAATGATGCTAGTCAAAGAGAATGTCCTAGTTTTCATCTCCTTTACTTCAACCCTGAACGATGATCACAGTAAGTGGCCGTTGTCTCTTAGCCAAGTCTTCAGAGCATTCTAGATTCACAGTCTCAGAAGTTGGCATCTGTCATGGAAATCTACATTTTTAGCTGATCAGAGGTAATTCTAGCACTCCAGTGCTGGTAGGAGGTCCGAAGAAGGTGACCCAGGTCCCCAACTTTTATATTTCTCTCAGAGCCTGTATCAATCAATCTTTCCATGGGTGAATGCTTAGCTTACATCGGTTCAGGACCCAAAGCACTAACCTCTGTCTATTATGACTTCTATGAATGCACAAGTTCTACTTTGCTCCTTTCTTACATTCTTCTGATTTCCCTGGAAACAcaagtttttcatttctttgaatgcTTCCtattggcctcacaaaatgcagAAGGCTGTTTCATTCCCTTACTTGGCTCAGAGATTATGGATTGTGCCAAGTCTTACATGCCCATTGTGTAGTTTCTCAATTCTCAGCTTTGTTCTTACATAATTTCCCTCATAACATTACAATTAGGGGACAAATTGTCTTAATGTGGCAAAATGTATGGTCTGCATTTTACAAGAAATAACTTAGTTTCATTTACTTCATCAATAGGTATTCAGGAGATGAAGGCtgtataagtattttatttacatgATATTGACAACAAGTTTCTTCAGATGAGACTCTCTCTCATGAGTCCACAATAAATTCCCAAGCTTTTTTTGATGTAGATGAATTGAATGAGTGGCTGGTCAGAGGCTGAGACAAAAAGAGATCCCTGCATTCAGGGCAGCCATTAAATGCAGTCCCTGCTGCCATATCACGCAGCTGTTTCTCACTGAGGTGTGGGAAATTGGGAATTTTTTGTAAACAAAAACGTTATCTGCAAATATAAGAGATTATTTGTCCTATTGTTAAAAAAACTCAAGTATATGACTTGCTAATACTTACTTCCAATGTCATTTCTACTATATTGAGAGTTAAATGTAAGTGTCCTTGGGCAGAAAGAGAGGACCTCAGCTTGGACAAGAGTCTGCCCTTTACTAGCTACATAACATCACACATTAAATTGTTCTCAGCTGAAAAAATGGAGGTAATAACACACGACCATCTGTTTTGAGAATCAAATTGGATAATACCTATGGTATGTGATATGTGTGTAAATCTCATATCAGGAATGCtttcatataaaacaaaacaccatatGAGATGAGGATGGTTCAGAGTTTATTCAGAAACATATAGCTAAGAATCTCTGCTGGTAGCAGAAACATAACCCAAAgttatgaaaagaagaaagaaggataCAAGAACCATGAGGAggatattgaaaacaaaaatatgattgCAAAGATTATTGATCAGTTGCAGAAACCTAAATTCCTTAGAAGCAGAGAATGAAGCTCTTGACTTTTGAGTCAAAGCTGAGACCATGACTCAAAATTGAGAACACACGAAGCTGGCACATGATCCACAAAGTGTAAGGAAAAAGAGAATCAGGATGAAGTATTCTGCCCTCCCTCAAGCAGATTCCCAAGATTTTAAACAGGTAGAGAATTCATAAAAATTTGGGTGAGAGCATGGTGGCTGTCAGCAGCAAATTAAATTAGTCCCCCAAAAGATAAGTCAGTTGAGCAGAAAGTTGTTGTGTGAGGATGGTGGTTCTCTTGGGACTTGATCAGCAGCAAAAAGGCTGACAGCAGCTGGACACACAGGTGGGCTGGAAGCAAGTGGTCTCACAGCAGGCTGGGCGGCAGCAGGGCTGGCAGCAGTTGGAGCCACAGCTCTGGTTTAGGCAACCAGGCAGGCAGACAGTTGTGGGGTAGTAGCAGGTTCTTCTGCAGTACACAGGTGCACAGGAGCTGCTCTGGTCACAGCTGGACCCACAGCAGGTGGGCTGGCAGCAGGGTGTGCTGCAGCAGGAAGGCTGGCAGCAGCTGGTCACACAGGTGGGCTGGCAGCAGGTGTTTTGACAGCAAGTtgggcggcagcaaggctggcaGCAGCTGGAAACACAGCAGGAGGGCTGGCAGCAGGGTGTGCTGCTGCAGGTGGTCACAGTGGTGGGCTTCCAGCAGGTGGTCCTGCAGCAGGTGGTCCTGCAGCATGTAGGCTGACAGCAAGGGGAGCAACAGTGGGTCATGGTGTCAGGGGTAGAGGGTGGGCTTCTGTTCAGAGGTGAGTTTCCCAGAATCTGATGACCCCTTGCAATCTGGACCTTTTATACACCTGGCCTCCAAAGTTTCCACCAATCAGCAGGACTTTTCCTTGTTTCCGTTTACATTGTTTTCCCAGTCCGTTTGTGATTCTCAAAGGGTAGTTGTTTCCTTAAGGTTAAACAGATTAAGGTTTAATCTGTTTCTTAATTGTGAATTACTCATAGACACTTTGTTTCAGATAAAAGGAAGGCAATCTCATCATCAGCATCATTCCTGTTCTGACCATCATCTGGTCATGTGATAGTTCCTGTTGATCTGGGAGGCTCAGGAAGTTCTCTCTGGCCAGCCTCATGTTTGGCTGTATGTAGACTGGGAAGTGTCTGTGGGGAGAAGCATGATGCTGATATATTTACAGTGACAAAATGAATCCATGCCTGGGCCCAAGACTAGTCACCCACCAAATTCTGACTCAAGACTAGCAGGCATCTCTCTGTGCAACCCACACCACCTGTCTTTCAGTTCTTTGAACATCACTTGGGAAGAGGGTGTTTGTCACAGTGTGTTCCATGTGGCAGAGCAGATCGAGAGCAGGTGGATGCAGATAAATCCACTGGGATTTAGACAGCATCAAGTAATCTATGCCCTGAGTGACCATTCATTCTGACTTGTCTGTGAGCGTGGCGATTCCAGAATGAGAATGTAGGACTCTCTATGGCATAAATGCTTGAGATTCAGGCCAACCAGCATGTGCTGTGGCTCTAGTCGCAACCCGGTTACTAGCACAGTAAGCAgcatgtcttctctctctctctctatttctttttaatgaaggAATTAGATGAGTTGAGATGATGCCTGATTCATCATGGAGTTCTaacatgtttaaaacattttctaggtATACCATTCATTTGAGAAGAATGCAAATTATTAATTTTCAACTTGATATAGTATTATATTGTAAATACATCTGTGTCCCCATTACATCTATGTtaggaaatagaaattaattcCATTCTCTCCCAATTATATGCTCTTACTCATTCCCAAAGACAGCTAATCACTCTATCAGTTGTAATCCTGTAggtaatttttggttttttaaagttttcatgtgaataaaaagtatagtatttgcttctctatttctttggCATAAACAAAAGTAATCTTTATCGCCTAGTCATTTTGGACTCTTCATATAAGCAAAGCAGCAGACAGAGAAAGTAGTTACTATTTGGTGAGGGATAATTACCCTCAAGCCATATAGTGTAGCAGAATATATCTATAGCTCAGGAGATTTACTGAGTATATTAATTTACTAGCACTGCCCTGATGAATTACTGAAAAAAAGTggcttaaatttatttatcaaagtTCTGAAGGCCTCTTTTCTGAAATTAAGGTGTTGGCAATGTTGTTTTCATCTGAAGACTGCGAGGGAAGTATCTGTTCCACGTCTCTCTCCCTGACGTGTCAAAGTCTATCATCTCCAAGTGTGTTTgacataatttttctattatatccATACTGTCTCTGAATTTCTCCCTTGTGAATAGACACAGTCATATTTAATCAGAGGCCTAATTGTTTCCAATATGACCTTGTCTTATCAGATAACACTTTAGATGATTCTATTTgaatatgaattttgagggacgCAAATGAACCCATAACACTGCAGAATCTCACAGTGTGTCCATGCCTAGTGATAACCACAAATGAGTAAAAACAACAATCACGGTGGACAATGGTATAGTAACCAGGGGCTCAGACCCTTCAGGAAGGATGCTCTGAGCTACTCTATCAGCAGTTATCTAGACCAACAAGAGTGCTGGCCAGGGGTGAAGGGAGAATAGAACTCTTGGTAATTAACGGAGTTTATGAAACTTAGGTGCACTGTATTATAGCAGAAGTAAGTGTAGATTATTTAATTGGCCTTCGTTTTATATCtcacttcctctcctttcttttcctttccttcctctttcttctttctttctttctttctttcttttctttctttcttttccttccttccttccttttttcctcccttcctccctcccttcccttcccttctctctccctttctctctctttctttctttctctttctttctttctttttatctttctttctttcttttttccttccttccttccttcccctccctcagttcctccccgctccctcctttccctccctccctccttcctgtccttccttccttccttctttccttccttccttctctctgtctttctgtttttctttccttcttttctctttccttctcctctcatcttctgtcccttctcttcctctgcttcctctcttcctcttcttccttctcctagAGGTTGTGGCTGCCCATCCTATTTAAGTAGCAAATATTTGACTTGAGTGGAGCTAATTGTAGATTGTAGACAAGTTTTCATGACTGCACCCATATATCTTGGATGTTACTGTGCTTGGATCAATTTCCATCTGTCAAAATCTGCATCTCTGTGCCTAAGGGCTCTTGTATTGCAGCTGTAGAAAGTCATGCCACCTGTGAATGCAACACAGAGAAAAACACTCAACCAATGATTCTGGAGAGCTGATTTATAAAGACTTTAGCTTCCTCATTCCTGAAGTAGGGTAATTCTAGCTGTGTGTTTTTCATCATTTCTGATAGTTTTCCCTTTAGTTTAAGCTTTAGTTGGTGACTGTGATACTGACTTAATAGTGTGCCTTCTTCTGTATCACTTCCCCAGTCCCTACCGGTGTGATCTGCACTTCTCAGTAAACTAGTTTCCctggaatattttcttcaaagtctCTTCTGGGAGAAACTAATCTATGACAATACGTTAACTCTCTCAGCCTCAAATTTCTCATCTCTACAAGGGGAACATTAATACCTATTTTGAAAGTTTGttaaatagttaataataatgtacacaAAGCATTTATCCAGTACCCATCATAGAGCAGGCAACACAGAATTAGTGTTTTTTGTTCAGAAAATTCCCAAGTTTTATGTTGAAGAtaagaatatttttgtaataattaaatAGATCAACTAAATACGTTTTTTTCTAGctgtattgaggtataattgacaaacaaaaattgtgtaCATTTCAGGTATAGAAGGTGATGCTCTGATATATATATTGATTGTGAATAACATATTTATTAGGTCACTTAGTtaccatttcctttttatttttctggtgtgaacatttaagatctacctTCTCAGTAAATTTCAGGTATATGATAAAgtgtttttaactatagtcatATTACTGTACATTAGACCTACTGAACTTATTCATCTTTCATAACTGATGCTAGTCAAAGAGAATGTCCTAGTTTTCATCTCCTTTACTTCATCCCTGAACGATGATGACAGTAAGTGGCTGTTGTCTCTTAGCCAAGTCTTCAGAGCATTCTAGATTCACAGTCTCAGAAGTGGCATCTGTCATGGAAATCTACATTGTTAGCTCATCAGAGGTATTTCTACCACTCCCCTGCTTGTAGGAGGCCCCAAGAAGGTGACCTAGGTCCCCAATCTTTGTATTTCTCACAGATCCAGTATCAATCAACCTTCCGTGGGTGAATGCTTAGCTTGAATCAGTTCAGGACCCGAAGCAAAAACCTCTGTCTATCAtgacttctgtttcttttttttttctttctttttttttttctttcactttaagttctagggtacatgtgcacaatgtgcaggtttgttacatatgtatacgtgcaCCAtaatggtgtgctgcacccattaactcgttatttacattagatatatctcctaatgctatccctccccactcccctcaccccataataggccccggtgtgtgatgttccccttcctgcgtccaacggttctcattgttcaattgccacctatgactgagaatgtgtggtgtttggttttttgtccttgcgatagtttgctgagaatgatggtttccagcttcatccatgtccctacaaaggacatgaactcatccttttttatggctgcatagtattctgtggtgtatatgtgtcacattttcttaatcccatctatcattgatggacatttgggttggttccaagtctttgctattgtgaatagtgctgcaataaacatacgtgtgcatgtgtctttatagcagcatgatttataatcctttgggtatatacccagtaatgggatggctgggtcaaatggtatttctagttgtagatccttgaggaatcaccacaccgtcttccacaatggttaaactagtttacagtcccaccaacagtgtaaaagtgttcctatttctccacatcctctccagcacctgttgtttcctgactttttaatgatagccattctaactggtgtgagatggtatctcattgtggttttgatttgcatttctctgatggccagtgatgatgagcattttttcatgtgtcttttggctgcataaatgtcttcttttgagaagtgtctgtttatatccttcatccagtttttgatgggatggtttgtttttttcttgtaaatttgtttgagttctttgtagattctggatatttgccctttgtcagatgagtagatttcaaaaattttctcccattctgtaggctgcctgttcactctgatggtagtttcttttgctgtgcagaagttctttagtttaattagatcccatttgtcaattttggcttttattgccattgcttttggtgttttagacatgaagtccttgcccatgcctatgtcctgaatggtattgcctaggttttcttctagggtttttatggttttaggtctaacatttaagtctttaatccatcttaaattaatttttgtataaggtgtaaggaagggatccagtttcagctttctacgtatgactagccagttttcccagcaccatttattaaatagggaatcctttccccatttcttgcttttgtcaggtttgtcaaagatcagatggttgtagatgtgtggtattatttctgagggctctgttctgttccattggtctatacctctgttttggtaccagtaccatgatgtttttgttactatagccttttagtatagttttaagttaggtagcatgatgactccagctttgttcttttggcttaggagtgtcttggcaatgcaggcccttttttggttccatatgaactttaaagtagttttttccaattctgtgaagaaagtcattggtagcttaatgggaatggcattgaatctatgaattaccctgggcagtatggccattttcatgatattgattcttcctatccatgagcatgggatgttcttccatttgtttgtgtcctcttttatttcattgagcagaggtttgtagttctccttgaagaggtccttcacgtcccttgtaagttggattcctaggtattttattctctttgaagcaattgtgaatgggagttccttcatgatttggctctctctttgtctgttattggtgtataacaatgcttgtgatttttgcactttgattttatatcctgagactttgctgaagttgcttatcagcttaaggagattttgggctgagatgatggggttttctaaatatacaatcatgtcacctgcaaacagggacaatttgacttcctcttttcctaattgaataccatttatttctttctcctgcctgattgccctggccagaacttccaacactgttgaataggagtggtgagagagggcatccctgtcttgtgccggttttcaaagggaatgcttccagtttttgcccattcagtatgatattggctgtgggtttgtcataaatagctcttattattttgagatcgtcccatcaatacctaatttattgagagtttttagcatgaggagttgttgaattttgtcaaaggccttttctgcatctattgagatatcacgtggttttgtctttggttctgcttatatgctggattatgtttattgatttgcatatgttgaaccagccttgcatcccagggatgaagcccactttaTCATGTTGGatcagctttttgatgtgctgctgaattcagtttgccagtattttaatgaggatttttgcatcaatgttcatcagggatattggtcgaaaattctctttttttgttgtgtctctgccaggctttggtatcaggatgatgctggcctcataaaatgagttagggaggagtccctctttttctattgattataatagtttcagaagaaatggtaccagctcctccttgtacctctggtagaatttggctgtgaatccgtctgctcctggacttttttttggttggtaggctattaattattgcctcaatttcagagcctgttattggtctattcagggattcagcttcttcctggtttagtctttattcatttcttcaagattttctagtttatttgcatagaggtgtttatagtattctctgatggtagtctgtatttctgtgggattggtggtgatatcccatttatcattttttattgcgtctatttgattcttctctcttttcttctttattagtcttgctaacggtctatcaattttgttgatcttttcaaaaaaccagcgactggattcattgattttttgaagggtttttcatgtctctatttccttcagttctgctctgatcttagttatttcttgccttctgctagcttttgaatgtgattgctcttgcttctctagttcttttaattgtgatgttagggtgtcaattttagatctttcctgctttgtcttgtgggcatttagtgctataaatttccctctacacactgctttaaatgtgtcccagagattctggtatgttgtgtctttgttctcatttgtttcaaagaatatctttatttctgccttcattttgttatgtacccagtagtcattcaggagcaggttgttcagttttcatgtaactgagtggttttgagtgagtttctaaatcctcagttctagtttgattgcaccgttgtctgagagacagtttgttataatttctcttctcttacatttgctgaggagtgctttacttccaactatgtggtcaattttggaataagtgtgatgtggtgctgag
The genomic region above belongs to Homo sapiens chromosome 17 genomic scaffold, GRCh38.p14 alternate locus group ALT_REF_LOCI_2 HSCHR17_6_CTG4 and contains:
- the KRTAP9-4 gene encoding keratin-associated protein 9-4, which encodes MTHCCSPCCQPTCCRTTCCRTTCWKPTTVTTCSSTPCCQPSCCVSSCCQPCCRPTCCQNTCCQPTCVTSCCQPSCCSTPCCQPTCCGSSCDQSSSCAPVYCRRTCYYPTTVCLPGCLNQSCGSNCCQPCCRPACCETTCFQPTCVSSCCQPFCC